CATACACATAGGCAATGTATGTCTGCCCTTCATCAAGAAAAGACAAGTCAATCTGCCGGGAAGAAGCTTCGTTGTTACCCAACAGCCCTACGAACCAAGTCTTTCCGCTGCGGCGGGCTATGCTCACATACTTGCCCGGCTCCCCTCCCAAGACTTTCGTGTCATCAAACACCGTCTGCAACTGCTCGAACCACGTTATTTCGGGTTCGCCTCCATAGAAGGAAGGCTTATCATACCAGAACAGTGTCTGCAACGGGCTGTAAAATACCAGCGATGCAGCCAATTGATGAGCGTGGGTGGTTTTCAGACGTTTGTCGTAATAACAGATAGTATAGTCTGCCGCCCCGTTTATCATACGGGTAAAAGGCAGAATAGTATTATGCGTGGCATCGGGAAACTCCTCGTTGCCATGGATGCCTTCTTGCGTCAGCAAGTTGGGATAGGTACGGCTGAAACCCGACGGACGGAACTCGTCGTGGATATTTATCATCAGCCGGTTCTCGGCAGCATAGCGCACCATGTCGTGCAACCATACCGCCCAACGGTGGGAAGCATATTGCACAAAACCCGACTTCACGCCCACTACGCCCCATTTGCGCAGCAGCGGGAACAGCTCACGCATCTGCTTCTGCAAGGCGTGCTGGTTGACGTAAAGCCATACCCCTACACCTTTCTTCTTCCCGTATGCTATCACCTTGGGCAAGTCGAGTTTGGACACCACCTGCGTGGCATCTCCGTCGAATGAAGTACAGGGCATATACCATTGCCAGTCGAACAACATATAAGGAATCTTGTGCGCCGCGCAAAAATCAATTGTCTCCATTGCCCCAGCCGTGGTAAGCGTGGTCTCGCGCATAATCTTGCCGGGCTTTATCCACGAGACATCGGCTATCTCGCACGGCGGGTTCAGATTTTGGATGATATCGTTATGCTCCAGCAATTCACCGGGCTTGTCCGCCACCATAATCACTTTCCACGGCGAAGCGAAGTAGGTTACGGCATCCACCGGACTGTACATCACCGACGTCAAGGTATTCGGCTTCTCCTGAGAGGCGAGAAACTTGGTCAGGCACCAGTCGTCTACATCGGCATCAGCCAATGCCATCCACGTTCCGCCGGGAAGTTCCAGCGTCAATGCACGCTCCACCGGCTGCTTGAGCGCATTCACATCCACGTGCTCGAACGGAGCCTGCGCCCACTGCTCCGCCCATGCCTTCGTGCCTTCGGGCAGCGTATATTCTGTCAAGTCACCCACGACCTTATGGAAGATGGCCTGCGGATGCTCAGGGAAGAAATAGCGGAAGGCGATGCCCTCATCATACGCACGTACCTCGATGTTCATCCGGTAACCCGAACCGTCCTTGCGCGACAAGTACAGCGTACCGCTATTGTGGCGGTCGCGCACCGTGCCCCGTTCGCCATACAGCGGATGCCATGTCTCGTCACAACTTCCGTACGACACCGAGTCAGCCTCCATCGTATCCATCCAGCAATCGGGCTGGGGAAGGCTGCGCTTGCCCAATGCCATCTCCCATACCCGGTTGTCCAACTCCAGTCCTGCACGCGATGAACCAATCACCTTTTCACCTTTATAATACACTTGATAACAAAGCACATTCGCCCCCGAAGCCGAACGCGACACGTAGAACTCGACCTGCTGCGTCCCGTCAGGGGACTTCACTTCCAATTTCTCCGGTGCGGCAGCGTACATCGAAACGCCCGCCACACACATCATTATTCCTGCTACAAAATGTTTCATACGAATTTAGTCTTTTTGTCAAGGAATACGAACGAACAGGCAAAACCACTCAACCAAAATGCAATTATTTTTCATCCGAACGAATTTTTCTGCAAATCTGTTGGCTAAACGCAAGAAATCCATACCTTTGCCCCCAAAGAAACAAACCTACTTAATATAAAAAAACTATGAACAA
The Phocaeicola salanitronis DSM 18170 genome window above contains:
- a CDS encoding glycoside hydrolase family 97 protein; protein product: MKHFVAGIMMCVAGVSMYAAAPEKLEVKSPDGTQQVEFYVSRSASGANVLCYQVYYKGEKVIGSSRAGLELDNRVWEMALGKRSLPQPDCWMDTMEADSVSYGSCDETWHPLYGERGTVRDRHNSGTLYLSRKDGSGYRMNIEVRAYDEGIAFRYFFPEHPQAIFHKVVGDLTEYTLPEGTKAWAEQWAQAPFEHVDVNALKQPVERALTLELPGGTWMALADADVDDWCLTKFLASQEKPNTLTSVMYSPVDAVTYFASPWKVIMVADKPGELLEHNDIIQNLNPPCEIADVSWIKPGKIMRETTLTTAGAMETIDFCAAHKIPYMLFDWQWYMPCTSFDGDATQVVSKLDLPKVIAYGKKKGVGVWLYVNQHALQKQMRELFPLLRKWGVVGVKSGFVQYASHRWAVWLHDMVRYAAENRLMINIHDEFRPSGFSRTYPNLLTQEGIHGNEEFPDATHNTILPFTRMINGAADYTICYYDKRLKTTHAHQLAASLVFYSPLQTLFWYDKPSFYGGEPEITWFEQLQTVFDDTKVLGGEPGKYVSIARRSGKTWFVGLLGNNEASSRQIDLSFLDEGQTYIAYVYADGGEETGTRTQVKCSEWLVDGKQALRFALKPRGGAAVRLVPVSDQDDRKVESYQGQLL